The Malus sylvestris chromosome 12, drMalSylv7.2, whole genome shotgun sequence genome contains a region encoding:
- the LOC126593404 gene encoding blue copper protein 1a-like, translated as MASNKFVTLVTLVMILLPTIAMATDFIVGGDSGWTTGVDYSNWAKDKTFHVGDALVFKYSNPPHNVFKVNGTGFKECVKPTANDQAPLTSGNDRIELKTPGNKWYICTAANHCADLGQKLVITVMDAAPAPAPSSAVRGIIFSGYQVFAAAVVGVFLAVAI; from the exons ATGGCTTCCAACAAATTTGTCACCCTAGTAACCCTTGTTATGATCCTTCTTCCTACAATCGCCATGGCAACCGACTTCATCGTCGGAGGTGATAGCGGCTGGACAACTGGTGTTGATTATTCAAATTGGGCCAAGGACAAAACGTTTCATGTTGGTGATGCACTAG TGTTCAAGTACTCGAACCCACCCCACAATGTGTTCAAGGTGAACGGAACTGGCTTCAAGGAATGTGTTAAACCAACAGCAAATGATCAAGCACCACTCACTTCTGGAAACGACAGAATAGAGCTGAAGACTCCTGGAAACAAATGGTACATTTGTACAGCTGCCAATCACTGTGCTGATTTGGGACAGAAGCTTGTTATTACTGTTATGGACGCCGCGCCTGCGCCCGCTCCATCCTCCGCCGTTCGCGGGATTATCTTTTCCGGATACCAAGTCTTCGCGGCCGCCGTAGTCGGAGTCTTCCTTGCTGTTGCAATCTGA
- the LOC126593408 gene encoding 5-methyltetrahydropteroyltriglutamate--homocysteine methyltransferase, which yields MASHIVGYPRMGPKRELKFALESFWDGKSSAEDLQKVSADLRSSIWKQMADAGIKHIPSNTFSYYDQVLDTTALLGAVPPRYGWNGGEIGFDTYFSMARGNASVPAMEMTKWFDTNYHFIVPELGPDVNFSYASHKAVEEYKEAKALGVDTVPVLVGPVSYLLLSKPAKGVEKTFSLLSLLPKILPIYKEVVSELKAAGASWIQFDEPTLVLDLESDKLQAFTGAYSELESALSGLNVLIETYFADVPAAAFKTLTSLKGVTAYGFDLVRGTKTLDLIKSKFPKGKYLFAGVVDGRNIWANDLCASLSTLETLEGIVGKDKLVVSTSTSLLHTAVDLVNETKLDQEIKSWLAFAAQKIIEVNALAKALAGHKDEAFFSANAAAQASRKSSPRVTNEAVQKAAAALKDSDHRRATNVSARLDAQQKKLNLPILPTTTIGSFPQTIELRRVRREYKAKKISEEEYVKAIKEEINKVVKLQEELDIDVLVHGEPERNDMVEYFGEQLSGFAFTANGWVQSYGSRCVKPPIIYGDVSRPKPMTVFWSSAAQSMTARPMKGMLTGPVTILNWSFVRNDQPRFETTYQIALAIKDEVEDLEKAGISVIQIDEAALREGLPLRKSEHAFYLDWAVHSFRITNSGVQDTTQIHTHMCYSNFNDIIHSIIDMDADVITIENSRSDEKLLSVFREGVKYGAGIGPGVYDIHSPRIPSTDEIADRINKMLAVLETNILWVNPDCGLKTRKYPEVKPALSNMVAAAKLLRTQLASAK from the exons ATGGCGTCTCACATTGTTGGATATCCCCGTATGGGCCCTAAGAGAGAGCTCAAGTTTGCTCTTGAATCTTTCTGGGATGGCAAGAGCAGTGCTGAGGACTTGCAGAAGGTGTCTGCTGATCTCAGATCTTCCATCTGGAAGCAGATGGCTGATGCCGGGATCAAGCACATTCCCAGCAACACCTTCTCATACTACGATCAGGTGCTTGACACCACCGCATTGCTTGGGGCTGTCCCACCAAGATATGGGTGGAACGGCGGTGAGATTGGATTCGATACATACTTCTCCATGGCCAGAGGAAATGCCTCAGTTCCTGCTATGGAAATGACCAAGTGGTTTGATACCAACTA CCATTTCATTGTCCCTGAGTTGGGCCCTGATGTGAACTTCTCTTATGCTTCTCACAAGGCTGTTGAAGAATACAAGGAGGCTAAGGCG CTTGGAGTGGATACTGTCCCAGTCCTTGTTGGCCCAGTGTCATACTTGTTGCTGTCCAAGCCAGCCAAGGGTGTTGAGAAGAccttttctcttctctctcttcttcctaaAATTCTTCCTATCTATAA GGAAGTTGTATCTGAGCTTAAGGCAGCTGGAGCttcatggattcaatttgatgaGCCCACACTTGTTTTGGATCTTGAATCCGACAAGTTGCAAGCATTCACTGGTGCCTACTCTGAACTGGAGTCAGCTTTATCTGGCTTGAATGTTCTTATTGAGACCTACTTTGCTGATGTTCCTGCTGCGGCATTCAAGACCCTCACTAGCTTGAAGGGTGTCACCGCTTATGGTTTTGATTTGGTCCGTGGTACCAAGACCCTGGATTTGATTAAGAGCAAATTCCCCAAGGGAAAGTACCTCTTTGCCGGTGTGGTTGATGGAAGGAACATCTGGGCTAATGATCTTTGTGCCTCTCTAAGCACATTGGAGACCCTTGAAGGCATTGTTGGAAAAG ATAAACTTGTtgtctccacctccacctctcTTCTTCACACTGCTGTTGACCTTGTCAATGAGACCAAGCTCGACCAGGAAATTAAGTCATGGTTGGCTTTTGCTGCCCAGAAAATTATTGAAGTTAATGCTTTGGCCAAGGCCTTGGCTGGTCACAAGGATGAG GCATTTTTCTCTGCTAATGCCGCTGCCCAGGCTTCAAGGAAGTCCTCCCCAAGGGTGACCAATGAGGCTGTTCAGAAGGCT gCTGCTGCTTTGAAGGATTCTGACCACCGTCGTGCTACCAATGTTAGTGCTAGACTCGATGCTCAACAGAAGAAGCTTAACCTTCCAATTCTCCCAACCACCACCATTGGATCGTTCCCTCAGACCATTGAACTCAGGAGGGTCCGCCGTGAGTACAAGGCCAAGAA GATTTCTGAGGAGGAATATGTCAAGGCCATCAAGGAAGAAATTAATAAGGTTGTTAAACTTCAGGAAGAGCTAGACATTGATGTCCTTGTTCATGGAGAGCCTGAG AGGAACGATATGGTTGAGTACTTCGGAGAGCAATTGTCTGGCTTTGCCTTTACCGCCAATGGGTGGGTGCAATCATATGGATCTCGATGTGTGAAGCCACCAATCATCTACGGTGATGTGAGCCGCCCCAAGCCTATGACTGTATTCTGGTCATCTGCTGCTCAGAGCATGACTGCCCGCCCAATGAAGGGTATGCTTACCGGCCCCGTGACCATCCTGAACTGGTCTTTCGTCAGAAATGACCAGCCCAGATTCGAGACCACCTACCAGATTGCTTTGGCCATCAAGGATGAAGTGGAGGATCTTGAGAAGGCTGGTATCAGTGTTATTCAGATCGATGAGGCTGCTTTGAGAGAGGGATTGCCTCTAAGGAAGTCTGAACATGCTTTCTACTTGGATTGGGCTGTGCACTCCTTCAGGATCACCAACAGTGGTGTCCAGGACACTACCCAG ATTCACACTCACATGTGCTACTCCAACTTCAACGACATCATCCACTCAATCATCGACATGGACGCTGATGTGATCACCATTGAGAACTCTCGTTCCGATGAGAAGCTCCTGTCAGTCTTCCGTGAGGGAGTCAAGTACGGTGCTGGAATCGGCCCTGGTGTGTATGACATCCACTCTCCAAGAATACCATCAACCGACGAGATTGCTGACCGGATCAACAAGATGCTTGCAGTGCTGGAGACCAACATCTTGTGGGTGAACCCCGACTGTGGGCTCAAGACCCGCAAGTACCCAGAAGTGAAGCCGGCGCTCAGCAACATGGTTGCTGCCGCCAAGCTCCTCCGCACCCAGCTCGCCAGTGCCAAGTGA
- the LOC126593405 gene encoding blue copper protein 1a-like, which yields MASNKFVTLVTLALILLPTIAMATDFIVGGDRGWTTGVDYSDWAKDKTFHVGDALVFKYSNPPHNVFKVNGTGFKECVKPTANDQAPLTSGNDRIELKTPGNKWYICAAANHCADLGQKLVITVTDAAPAPAPSSAVRGIIFSGYQGFTAAVVGVFLAVAV from the exons ATGGCTTCCAACAAATTTGTCACCCTAGTTACACTTGCTTTGATCCTTCTTCCTACAATCGCCATGGCAACCGACTTCATCGTCGGAGGTGATAGAGGCTGGACAACTGGTGTTGATTATTCAGATTGGGCCAAGGACAAAACGTTTCATGTTGGTGATGCACTAG TGTTCAAGTACTCGAACCCACCCCACAATGTGTTCAAGGTGAACGGAACTGGCTTCAAGGAATGTGTTAAACCAACAGCAAATGATCAAGCACCACTTACTTCTGGAAACGACAGAATAGAGCTAAAGACTCCTGGAAACAAATGGTACATTTGTGCGGCCGCCAATCACTGTGCTGATTTGGGACAGAAGCTTGTCATTACTGTTACGGACGCCGCGCCTGCGCCCGCTCCATCCTCCGCCGTTCGCGGGATCATCTTTTCCGGATACCAAGGCTTCACGGCCGCCGTCGTCGGAGTCTTCCTTGCTGTTGCAGTCTGA
- the LOC126593407 gene encoding uncharacterized protein LOC126593407, with protein sequence MVQSRREKRKEARLAKKATKHELWSRHKNIQKLGKANVRDLKSKNVEKKKDSVGLTAKRVNSERNETRFQSNTVEEKVEAKAEFLKRDDHKASKAVKREKVSKRTPKTNFEKYLEMDRIGAEEDLELERRLAKKLKVKDGKLKGEDFGLNVLFEGILPVDSFGTEETIYADALPVQKSKNSESRKKRKKDKSLEGRLEGELPSRGVPEEAVTDGAEVEIEDFPSKKSSRKRNKKRKLIEESEEAKEGDMMVDVSEQMESCGAEMASEKVPMKAPEKYVAPQKYVAPHLRSRAGNEPEEHSQIRRRVRGLLNRLSESNVESITGDLSAIFRSIPRAIASQMFSEEVISSCAGGPRGNEQYAAVFAALVAGMACLVGMDFGANLLASLAKTFEDEYHKEDNISLRNVTLLLSYLCIFGVCSSELIYDFLVVLSKRLTEVDVSTILTVLQSCGMKIRADDPLAMKNFIQSVQNRVNELKASCGDNQDNINGKRMEFMLETILDIKNNKKRPKEDTAQHTRIKKWLQKLRVEDSLIRGLKWSKLLDSSKKGQWWLSGDIASATDTVEDVANTIDKEVLETQKMLHIAAAQRMNTDARRAIFCIIMSAEDYLDAFEKLLRLDLPGKQDREIIRVLVDCCLQEKVFNKYYTTLASKLCEHDKNHKFTLQFCLWDHFKDLESMPLTGSMHLAKFVAEMVASFTLSLAVLKTVDLVDIKQLTAKRTMYFRMLFEAIFEYPDSLIWNIFTRVAVSPELEGLRHGIEFFIKYIVEANRALKEKFKLAKKALSNVEGVLM encoded by the exons ATGG TGCAATCGAGACGAGAGAAGCGAAAGGAAGCTCGGTTGGCGAAGAAAGCAACAAAGCATGAGTTGTGGAGTCGACATAAG aatattcaaAAGCTTGGTAAAGCCAATGTCAGGGATTTGAAGTCGAAAAAtgtagagaagaagaaagattctGTTGGTCTGACTGCGAAAAGAGTTAATTCTGAGCGAAATGAGACTAGGTTTCAATCTAATACGGTGGAAGAGAAAGTTGAAGCGAAAGCAGAGTTTCTGAAACGAGATGATCATAAGGCCTCAAAGGCGGTTAAAAGAGAAAAGGTATCTAAGAGAACCCCGAAAACGAATTTTGAAAAGTATCTTGAAATGGATAGAATTGGGGCTGAGGAGGATTTGGAATTAGAAAGGAGACTTGCAAAGAAACTCAAAGTGAAGGATGGGAAATTGAAGGGGGAGGATTTTGGCCTTAATGTGTTGTTTGAAGGGATCTTACCTGTTGATTCATTTGGCACAGAAGAAACGATATATGCTGATGCATTACCTGTTCAAAAATCTAAGAATAGCGAGTCACGCAAGAAACGGAAGAAAGATAAGTCATTGGAGGGCAGGCTAGAAGGTGAGCTACCTTCTAGAGGAGTTCCAGAGGAGGCAGTAACTGATGGTGCAGAGGTGGAAATTGAAGACTTTCCTTCCAAGAAATCATCGAGGAAAAGAAATAAGAAGAGAAAGCTGATAGAGGAATCTGAAGAAGCCAAGGAAGGTGACATGATGGTTGATGTATCTGAGCAAATGGAATCATGTGGTGCAGAGATGGCATCAGAAAAGGTTCCCATGAAGGCGCCTGAAAAATATGTTGCTCCTCAAAAGTATGTAGCTCCTCACTTAAGATCTCGTGCAGGGAATGAGCCAGAAGAGCATAGTCAGATTCGTAGACGTGTAAGAGGTCTTCTGAATAGGTTGTCCGAATCTAATGTGGAATCTATTACAGGAGACCTGTCTGCTATTTTTCGTTCCATTCCTCGTGCCATTGCTTCTCAAATGTTCAGTGAGGAGGTTATATCATCTTGTGCTGGCGGTCCTCGTGGGAATGAACA ATATGCTGCTGTTTTTGCTGCTCTTGTGGCAGGCATGGCCTGTTTAGTAGGAATGGACTTTGGTGCAAACCTTTTGGCTTCACTTGCAAAAACCTTTGAG GACGAGTACCACAAAGAAGACAATATTTCGCTGAGAAATGTTACGCTTTTACTTTCATATTTATGCATATTTGGAGTTTGCTCGAG TGAATTGATATACGACTTTCTGGTTGTTTTGAGCAAGCGGTTAACCGAGGTTGATGTCTCTACCATCCTGACAGTTTTACAAA GCTGTGGAATGAAAATAAGGGCCGATGATCCTCTTGCGATGAAAAACTTTATTCAAAGTGTTCAAAATAGAGTGAATGAGCTAAAGGCCTCCTGTGGAGATAACCAGGATAATATTAACGGCAAAAGA ATGGAATTCATGCTTGAGACCATATTGGACATCAAGAACAACAAAAAAAGGCCTAAAGAGGATACTGCACAGCATACTAGGATAAAGAAATGGCTACAAAAG ttacgGGTAGAAGACAGTTTAATAAGAGGGCTTAAATGGAGCAAACTTCTTGATTCTAGTAAGAAGGGCCAATGGTGGTTATCTGGGGATATTGCCTCAGCAACAGACACTGTCGAAGATGTTGCCAACACAATAGACAAAGAGGTTCTTGAAACCCAGAAAATGCTGCATATTGCTGCTGCACAGAGAATGAACACAGATGCCAGGAGGGCAATCTTTTGTATAATCATGAGTGCTGAGGATTATCTTGATGCGTTTGAGAAGCTTCTAAGATTGGATTTGCCTGGAAAGCAG GACAGGGAGATCATCAGGGTTCTTGTGGACTGTTGTTTGCAGGAGAAAGTGTTTAACAAGTATTACACCACTCTGGCTTCCAAGTTGTGTGAGCATGACAAAAATCACAAGTTCACTTTACAG TTTTGCCTTTGGGACCACTTCAAAGATCTGGAGTCGATGCCGCTTACCGGGTCAATGCACCTAGCAAAATTCGTAGCAGAGATGGTAGCCTCTTTCACCCTCTCCCTTGCAGTATTGAAGACGGTAGATCTAGTCGACATTAAGCAGCTAACAGCAAAAAGGACAATGTATTTCCGGATGCTATTCGAGGCCATCTTTGAGTATCCTGACAGCCTCATATGGAACATATTCACGCGTGTAGCTGTTTCCCCGGAGCTCGAAGGTCTTCGGCATGGGATCGAGTTTTTCATCAAATATATTGTGGAAGCCAATAGAGCCCTCAAGGAAAAGTTTAAGCTTGCAAAGAAAGCCCTGAGTAATGTTGAGGGAGTTCTGATGTGA